A stretch of the Spirochaetaceae bacterium genome encodes the following:
- a CDS encoding glycosyltransferase family 8 protein yields the protein MIIPIVLSLNSAYTKPTAVAIVSALANAAAGTQYYFYLLTHNLTRDDESFIEQLTTKYTTCAGVKVIYFSDADYTQIPSINNKAREIIFRLFVPNLLSEIDKIIYLDSDILILNDLTELYNINLEGKAYAAVSEKGVHNFIRPPLINNDTKRLFDFFYELGFDLLDEQTHYVNAGVMVINAVYWREHNYTQRALAFLTQHAPNLVHLEQDALNYLALQDGPQSRHFLSASYNFFSPLFNINRINAAETRFLFKSLNLLNQLKENYRPHIVHYIAARKPWNGANTAFAEHYLAYAAQIGWHITPPTSFKAKLKRLNFKKSLKALTPYGLIKWRKARTI from the coding sequence GTGATTATTCCTATCGTTTTATCTCTAAATAGCGCTTACACTAAACCAACTGCTGTAGCTATAGTTTCAGCCCTTGCTAATGCCGCCGCCGGTACACAATATTATTTTTACCTTCTTACGCACAATTTAACCAGAGACGATGAAAGTTTTATAGAGCAACTTACCACAAAGTACACTACCTGCGCGGGGGTAAAAGTAATTTATTTTAGTGATGCCGATTATACCCAAATCCCCAGCATTAATAATAAAGCTCGCGAGATTATTTTTAGGCTTTTTGTTCCCAACCTTTTGTCCGAAATTGACAAAATAATTTACCTTGACAGCGATATTTTAATTTTAAATGATTTAACCGAACTATACAACATTAATCTTGAAGGCAAAGCTTACGCCGCCGTTAGCGAAAAGGGGGTGCATAATTTTATTAGACCACCGTTAATTAATAACGATACCAAACGCTTATTCGATTTTTTTTATGAGCTTGGGTTCGATTTACTAGACGAGCAAACTCACTACGTTAATGCAGGAGTAATGGTTATTAATGCGGTGTATTGGCGAGAGCATAATTATACTCAAAGAGCTTTAGCGTTTTTAACTCAACATGCTCCCAATCTGGTCCATCTTGAGCAAGATGCTCTTAATTACTTAGCGTTACAAGATGGGCCACAAAGTCGCCACTTTTTAAGTGCTAGCTACAACTTTTTTAGCCCACTTTTTAATATTAACCGTATAAATGCTGCCGAAACACGTTTTTTATTTAAGTCCCTTAATTTATTAAATCAGCTGAAAGAAAATTACCGGCCCCACATTGTGCATTATATAGCAGCCCGCAAGCCATGGAATGGGGCTAATACCGCCTTTGCAGAGCATTATCTTGCCTATGCCGCCCAAATTGGCTGGCACATAACTCCGCCAACCAGTTTTAAAGCAAAACTTAAACGTCTTAATTTTAAAAAATCGCTTAAAGCCCTTACCCCTTATGGTTTGATTAAATGGCGAAAGGCGCGTACAATATAA